AGGTCCGCGAGATCACCAACACGATCGAAGCCATGGCCGGCGGCGTCAACGCGCAGGCCGGCGTCGGCTCCGGCGGCATGCGCACCAAGATTGAAGCGGCCAAGATCGCCACCAGCGCCGGCTGCGCCGTGGCGATCACCAAGGGCGCGGAACCGAAGCCGCTCTCGCGTCTACGGGCCGGCGCACGCGCGACCTGGTTTTTGCCGCACGGCACACCGCGCGCCGCCTACAAAGCCTGGATTGCCGGGAGCCTCGCGCCCCAAGGCGCGCTCGTCGTGGACGATGGCGCTGGCGCAGCACTTCGCGCCGGCAAGAGCCTGCTGCCCGCGGGCGTCACCGAGGTGCGCGGCGCGTTCGAGAAAGGCGACGCCGTGCGCATCCTTGACGCCGCCGGCGGCGAGATCGCCCGCGGACTCGCCCGGTACGACGCGGCCGACGCCGCCAAGATCAAAGGCCTGAAGAGCGCGGCCATCGAAGGCGCGTTGGGCTACGCCGCAGGCGCGGCCCTGGTGCATGCTGACGATTTGGTGGTCGCTTAAGCCGTACTGGGTTGGCGCATCCCGCCTGTCGGCCTAGATCAAGCGCTATGGACGACGCCTCTTCCACCCTCGCCACCGAGATGCGCGCGCTTGGTGTTCGCGCCCGCGCAGCGGCGAAAGCCGTGCGCGACGCGACGTTTGAGACGCGCACCGCGGCGCTCAAGGCGATGGCGCTTCAGCTTCGTCAGCGTGCGGGCGCCATCCTCGCCGCCAACGCCGAAGATGTAACCCGCGGGCGCGCCAACGGTTTGGCCGAAAGCTTCATCGATCGCCTTGCGCTTGATGCAAAGCGGCTTGAGGGCATCGCCGGCGCAGTTGAAGTCGTGGCCGCGCAACCCGATCCGGTCGGCGCGACAATGGCGGATTGGACGCAAGCCAATGGTTTGCGCTTTCAACGCGTGCGCACGCCGATCGGCGTCATCGGCATGATCTTCGAAAGCCGCCCCAACGTGGCCGCCGACGCAAGCGCGCTGGCCCTGCGCGCTGGCAATGTCGTGATCCTGCGCGGCGGCTCAGACAGCGCCAACAGCGTCACAGCCATTGGCGAAGCGATCCGCGCGGCGCTCGCTGAAACGGGCTTGCCAGAAGCCGCCGTGCAGATTGTGCCAAGCCGCGATCGCGCCGCGGTGGGCATGATGCTCGCGGGCCTCGACGGCGCGATAGATGTCATCATTCCGCGGGGCGGCAAGTCATTGGTGGAGCGTGTGCAAAGCGAAGCACGCGTTCCGGTGTTCGCGCACCTCGAAGGCATCTGCCATACCTACGTCCACGCCGCCGCCAAGCCACACGAGGCGATCGCCCTCGTCGTCAACGCCAAGATGCGGCGCGTTTCCGTGTGCGGCGCAACGGAGACGCTGCTGATTGATCGCGCCATCGCGCCAGACCTGTTGCCCAAAATCGCATCCGCCCTCGTACAAACCGGTTGCGAACTGCGTGGCGATGCCGAAGCGCGCGCCATCGTCGAGATGGATAGCGCCACCGAAGCCGATTGGCGCACCGAATATCTGGCGCCCATCCTATCCGTGCGCGTGGTCGGCGGAGTCGACGACGCCATTGCACACATCGCTCAGTACGGCTCGCAGCACACCGAGTGCATCGTCACCGAAGATCAGCCGACGGCGGACAAGTTCCTGCGCGAGGTCGACAGCGCCATCGTATTGCACAACGCCTCGACGCAATTCGCCGATGGCGGCGAATTCGGCTTCGGCGGCGAGATCGGCATCGCCACTGGCCGCTTGCACGCGCGCGGGCCCGTTGGCGCCGAACAACTCACCACATTCAAGTATATCGTGCGCGGCAGCGGACAAACGCGCCCGTGAGACGCGGCCTGCCCCTCGCTTATCCCGGCATGAAGATCGGTCTCTTCGGCGGCACCTTCGACCCCGCGCATGAAGGCCACGCGCACGTCGCGGAAACCGCGCTGAAGCGCTTGCGGCTTGACCGCATCTGGTGGCTGGTCACGCCGCAAAATCCGCTGAAGCCGCAATCGAGCCCGCTGGCAACGCGCATGAAATCCGCTGGGGCGATGGCGCATGGCTCAAAGCACGTCGTCACCGATCTCGAGAGCCGGCTCGGACGCCATTATACGTTCGAGACGTTGCGCGCTTTGAAGGCGATCTATCCCGGCGTGCGTTTCACCTTTGTCATGGGCGCCGACAACCTCGCCAACTTCCGCCAGTGGAAAAATTGGCGGGAGGTGGCTTACGCCGCGCCTATCGCCATCGTCGCCCGGCCCGGCGTCCCGGCGCGGGACAAGGCCCGGATGCCCCGCACTTGGACCTGGCTTTCGGCGCGCCACCATACCCAATCTTCCACTGCCATTCGGGCTCGAAAGCGCCAGGCAGTGGCGAACCGGAAGCCAGGATGATACGTTGGCGCTCAGAGCGGCAGCAGAAGGAACCTCGAACCTGTCACCGGAAATGAAACGCGCCCCAGCCTCGACCCCCTCCGGGTTAGGCCAGCGCCAAGGCCCCCGCCCGGCTTCGGGCATGGACGCCGACACCGCCTCGCGGATTATCCTGTCCTCACTTGAGGACGATAAAGCCGAGGACATCCTCGCCATCGACATCCGCGGCAAATCCTCCTTCGCAGACATGCTGGTGGTGGCCTCCGGCCGCTCCTCGCGCCACGTCGGCGCGCTGGCCGATCACGTCATGCGCAAGCTGGCGGAAGCGGGCGCGAAGGAAATCAAGGTGGAAGGCCTGCCGCATGGCGATTGGGTGCTGATCGACGCCGGCGATGTGGTCGTGCACCTGTTCCGGCCCGAGGTCCGCAGCTTCTACAACATTGAAAAGATTTGGGGCGCGGCCGCCTCACCGTCGCTCCAGAGCTAAGTGCGCATCCTGATCGCCGCCGTCGGCCGCCTGCGGGGCGGCCCGGAGGCGGAGCTCGCCGCCGACTATGTGGCGCGCGCCGCGGCAGCCGGCCGGGGCCTTGGGTTCAAGGCCGTGGAGTTAGTCGAGGTTGAAGGCAAGCCCGCAGGCGACCAGCGGGCCGAAGCGGTCGCCCTATTTCGAGCCACCCCAGACGACGCCCGGAAAATCCTGCTCGACGAACGCGGCGCCGAATGGGCCAGCCGCCAATTGGCCGAGAAGCTCGCCCGCTGGCGCGATGATGGTGTCCCTTCCGCCTGCTTCTGGATCGGCGGTGCAGACGGCGCCTCCCAGGGCGTGAAGGATCAAGCCGACGAGAAACTTGCCTTTGGCCGACAAACTTGGCCGCATCGTCTCGTTCGCGTGATGATTTCCGAGCAGATTTACCGGGCTGTGACCATTTTGAGCGGTAATCCCTATCACCGGGACTGAAACGATCCCGGCGTAAAGCCCACAATTGGGCTCGGTGTTTGGGATGGTGGTTATGACTCACGGCGCGCTCCGCGCCGGGACCCTCGCTTTCATGGCGGGGGTGCTCGCTGTGTGTGCTGGGGTGGCTTACGCCCAACCCGCGCGCACCCTCAACCAGGTCGAGCGTGACCGCCGCGCGCAAAGCGCGCGCGCCGAGCGCCTGCGCGAACAAGCCAACGCCGCCCGTGACGAAGTCGCCCTGCTT
This window of the alpha proteobacterium U9-1i genome carries:
- a CDS encoding gamma-glutamyl phosphate reductase, with translation MDDASSTLATEMRALGVRARAAAKAVRDATFETRTAALKAMALQLRQRAGAILAANAEDVTRGRANGLAESFIDRLALDAKRLEGIAGAVEVVAAQPDPVGATMADWTQANGLRFQRVRTPIGVIGMIFESRPNVAADASALALRAGNVVILRGGSDSANSVTAIGEAIRAALAETGLPEAAVQIVPSRDRAAVGMMLAGLDGAIDVIIPRGGKSLVERVQSEARVPVFAHLEGICHTYVHAAAKPHEAIALVVNAKMRRVSVCGATETLLIDRAIAPDLLPKIASALVQTGCELRGDAEARAIVEMDSATEADWRTEYLAPILSVRVVGGVDDAIAHIAQYGSQHTECIVTEDQPTADKFLREVDSAIVLHNASTQFADGGEFGFGGEIGIATGRLHARGPVGAEQLTTFKYIVRGSGQTRP
- a CDS encoding nicotinate-nucleotide adenylyltransferase, with protein sequence MRRGLPLAYPGMKIGLFGGTFDPAHEGHAHVAETALKRLRLDRIWWLVTPQNPLKPQSSPLATRMKSAGAMAHGSKHVVTDLESRLGRHYTFETLRALKAIYPGVRFTFVMGADNLANFRQWKNWREVAYAAPIAIVARPGVPARDKARMPRTWTWLSARHHTQSSTAIRARKRQAVANRKPG
- a CDS encoding ribosomal silencing factor RsfA; translation: MDADTASRIILSSLEDDKAEDILAIDIRGKSSFADMLVVASGRSSRHVGALADHVMRKLAEAGAKEIKVEGLPHGDWVLIDAGDVVVHLFRPEVRSFYNIEKIWGAAASPSLQS
- a CDS encoding LSU m3Psi1915 methyltransferase RlmH, with translation MRILIAAVGRLRGGPEAELAADYVARAAAAGRGLGFKAVELVEVEGKPAGDQRAEAVALFRATPDDARKILLDERGAEWASRQLAEKLARWRDDGVPSACFWIGGADGASQGVKDQADEKLAFGRQTWPHRLVRVMISEQIYRAVTILSGNPYHRD